The Papaver somniferum cultivar HN1 unplaced genomic scaffold, ASM357369v1 unplaced-scaffold_107, whole genome shotgun sequence genome includes a region encoding these proteins:
- the LOC113328006 gene encoding protein MAINTENANCE OF MERISTEMS-like: MDMFKGTKEKEEKGTLTDEQVNHAATAYLLCVLGCVIFPNTSGNRVDANLLQLLDPLDKVHEYSWGTECHAWLMEELRKASRVGISQVAGNVSLLQAWIYDHFPILKLSIDPAWKKGDPRGTKYVFDDKHSRTKEQQLIRLREVLDSLTTQDVCFDPYKED; this comes from the exons ATGGATATGTTCAAGGgaaccaaggaaaaagaagagaaaggaacTTTAACCGATGAGCAAGTCAACCACGCGGCCACTGCATATCTCctatgtgtattgggatgtgtcattttcCCCAATACCAGTGGCAATCGGGTAGACGCCAACCTTTTACAACTTCTGGATCCTCTCGACAAAGTGCATGAGTACTCTTGGGGCACGGAATGCCATGCGtggttgatggaagagttgagaaaggcgtcgagggTTGGAATTAGCCAAGTGGCCGGGAACGTGAGTCTGCTACAG gcatggatctacgaccacttccctatcttGAAATTGTCCATTGACCCGGCGTGGAAGAAAGGcgatcctagaggaacaaagtatgtCTTCGATGACAAACATTCTAGGACGAAGGAGCAGCAGCTGATTCGTTTGAGGGAGGTTTTGGACTCACTGACAACccaagacgtatgctttgatccgtaCAAGGAAGACTGA